The sequence below is a genomic window from Cicer arietinum cultivar CDC Frontier isolate Library 1 chromosome 6, Cicar.CDCFrontier_v2.0, whole genome shotgun sequence.
tgcttacaatttcaaaaaataattcagCTATTTActcttatttaaatatttattcatataatttattttcgaaaataatttttgaatagaCAAAAGAATTTAAACAAGTTATTTAAAcatgtaaacaaaaaaataaaattcttttaataattttaaacactatACGTTACCTAATTATCCAAATTCTTGTCACCATTAAACAATTATTATGCGCTTTCGAAGCTTTTGTTTTGGTCCTACTGTACACTGAATAGGTATTTAACAAAACCAATGAACTGACACCCTTTAGTTTCATCTTGATCTATCTTATAGAAGTGACATGTGACACACAACtaaaatttagaaacaaatataaatataatgttCTATTGGACCCTTTTATACTAGGTTGAaccttttttataaaatataattgaattataatataattaataaaaattaaaatatttaattaatttatattaatcaaattatagTATGactgttttttattaaaaaacaaataaaatgattttttaaattcatcacTAAATTTagtgataaattttattttaatcattaattcatatttttttataatactatTATGATTGTAAATAATCTATTCAAATGTTATATATGTGTATTTGATATagataatgtatttttttctttctatttttattaacttacaatattaatttttttatttttaaattcaacaatTTAACTCTCAATAAATAGATGTCACAATTTTTTCTACCGTTGAATTTGGTAATATTACAGTGCTTATTTGGATTTGTTGTAGATACAATTGACAATGTGTATGCCTGGGTATAGttctttaatatttatctttgtatccgcaatataaaaaattacttgtaccagatatatatatttgaaaggTTACCGACCTTAATACAAGTACTCGTACCTTAAagttgaaatatattttgatttttgcaaatatgatttattttgatttttgtttctaggattctttttatttgatttatacttttgcaaattttaacaaattttttaaaaaaattttataaatttttattagttaaaaaattatgatatgaCTAATTTTGGATCAAGTGGCACATGGTGACTATGTAATTATTGTTGACtagataatatttaatatttaaaattaaaattcatttttttaactcactaaattatttaattaaaacttaaaactaattaattaattaataaaccaattaaataataaaattcaataatattcatcttcaaccccaaattttttaataaaaactcaaaaacaTTTATCTTCAACcataatttcttcatcttcaaattacaaattctcttatttgattcaaactctaaaaattataatctctcatttttctcACATCACACTTATTATGGACATGTTCGTCTTCTTGTGCTTTGACTATGGCCTTCTATTATGGTTTCAGTCTCTCTTATCTTTTTTCATTCTTCATCAGAATGGTTgctcctatttttttttttttttcgtgtAAGGGTTTGTATAATTTGGATTGATCAATAGTTTGACATTTGTGTTTGTAGGATTAACTGAAGACTGAAAAATGTTACACAAAATGGATTTAGTACTTCTATTGTAAGTTTTTCTACCCCACATAGATTTAGTTGCGAACCCCATCCCCTTCCAAAACCGATATAGTGCATATTTAGTTAGAATTATAGGTGTGATGTAAGAAAAATGAGATATTAGAATTTTTAGGGTTTGGATCAGAtatgagaattttttatttgaagatgaATAAATTAGGAGTTGAAGATGAaggttgttgagtttttattaaaaataattaggattgaagatgaagattattgagtttttattatttaattggttaattaattaattaattagttttaagtttttaattaaatgagttaataaaatgatttttaattttaaatattaaatattgtctagtcaacaacaattacacagTCACTATGTGTCACTTCATCCAAAACTAGTCAtgtcaccattttttttttactaaaaaagattcataaaatgctttttaaaaacttattagAATTTGCAAGAGTATATAtgaagcaaaaaaaaattacaagggCTAAAATCAAAACGAGTAATATTTGTAAGtaacaaaaacatatttgaacaatatttaaatattaagttatataaataataaactaaAGTATTTAATTGTAGTAATCatatcataatttattaaaaaaaaataattattataattgtaaGGCGTTTTCTGaattagtttttagtttttagttttttaacgTAGTGTTTTGGTGATGTCAACTTGCTTAGTTTAGATGATGTTTGTGTATGATATCTTGAATATCatatttgttgagacaaaatctcaatttaatattttgttgaaaacaaacaaaaagttaattaagaattctaattatgattctaagtgttttgatatttaacatgtgtttttgagtatgttaaaacaagataggtatcaaacatcacaaatcagatcaaagaaagcagttctggaaaacgaagattgatcttgaaacAGTTATGGAaaacgaagatcgatcttgacTTATTGCtgagaaacgaagaacgatcttcgtttatggCAGAAACAATGATAATTTGTTTCCTTGaaaaagatcaatcctggaaacaatattcatattatactctcatatagaatcaacaaaagatcaatccaagtcacatttgttccagaatttgaagaataaaagacatgcttcaataaaggcatatcacaaagatcattcttcttataaagcaaatgcaagtacaagactacaagtagcaaagtacactactAATTTGAACTATTCTAAAGACTGCACATATAACAGAAAATcatgtactcaaggctgacatactgacacaaatcatAAAGTACAATGCcagttcatcacaaaccaaaagatcaatcctggatcGATCTTTTGATGCAGCTGATCAATCTTGTTTTTGGCTGAATTTATGCAACAACTCTTTCATGACAGCTGGTCCCTTTCCAACGGCCACATGAGCTGTCCtaagccttcttggagtctataaatccagctgcaagttgaagaacaaaacacaacaatcagcaccaagcaaaagatcaatctttttgatcatactcaagtgtctcaaaatctttcttatagtttgctgtttgttttaatctttgtgttgtaatcatttacaactgaggtctatttacagaatatatttctcaaacaagagttgagcaatactaagattctaaatagtctcaaatccatcactttgtaactcaaggttgttttgtcaaatcttgagtaaattgcaaaaattctttcatgttttgaaaggtatTTTGTTAAAGCCTTTCCAAAATAGTAAGGTAGAACTGAAGAAATCCTTTATAAgtagaagggtaggaattgtgtaaagatcaagattgatccatgaaaaccaagaacgatcttggtttgaacacttagtgaaaaatctcacggttgtgacgactggacgtaacccggattgggtgaaccaggatatatccttgtgtgatctctctatctctatctctatttattttatgttgtacaatcatattttatattgataaaattgatattgttgtttcaacaaaaccaagatcgatcttcatcactgccaagatcaatcttggattgagatcttatttttaaaacagaatttttaaaaggggcaattataattcaaacccccttccttataattgatatttttttaccttAAATATTCTCTAACTCTTACATAAAATTTTTGATCAAGAAAGAATTCatgaaaaataatgatttatcGTACATAAGCTTAGTTACATGTTTTAGCATGCATTAGCTTTGTAGCATTATTATATTGCATTGGTTCCCTTtgaaacttatttaaaatattttctaagtggtTTTTAACTTTGTAAATGATAGGTGTGTTCATAATTTAGAGGATTGTTCTAAGATTATGTGTCAAATAACGTTTAGGAAGAGGTGTTTGTGTACAAAGTTTTGTAATATCCGCCAAATGATCTTGTAAACGTttataatcaataataataaatgaagaAACTCGCATTGGATTGAATGAAGTCATGACATACTCTACGAACGAGAACGAAGTAGATAAACCTATACAAACTTTGTGGGCGAGGTTTTGTAGCATATGTCGAATGATCTAGTAAACGTTCagaatcaataataataaagaaagaaaCTCTTACTTGATTGAATAGTGACATGACATGCTCTACAAGCAAGAACAAATTAGAAGAACCTGTATAATCATTATGTTAATCTATCTTCCCTAACtctttaatttatgtatttttacattgttctttgaattttattttattttgagtttggTGGCTTTTTTTGTTTTGGTGCAAAATTGATAGAAACATTGTAATTAGAATTTTCTGAGTTAGAATCttgttttgattttgtgtgttgAATGAATTTCAGTTTTTAAGATTAAATTCAACACCTTAGATTTGGTTCAAATTGAAATCTTAGTGTTTCATCTTAGTGTTTCTATTCATTGTGATTTATATTGTCTTCGTTTAAGATCTTTGTAAATTTGGTTaaagtatcaaaaatatttttcaaaataacttcaatcaaattttatattttcttgtataaaCTTCCGTAAGATTTGtgttgtttaattttaatatcatcATCGAATCGATACAAATATCTAATAGATTATTAATACCTACATTTATTgcaataaaaacttttattttccGTTATTCGACtcatacattttaaaataaattttcaaaagtaTCTATATCTATTCAATTTCCTCTAGATTTCGTTAAATTTTGTGAataacaattatatttatttatctcatCGTCATaatcaaaatctttaaaagAGGTAAACATTTGAACTTCAtgtatgatatttattttggttcaataatattaatagaaatttaaaaacaaataaaattaattatactaacacaaatatatatgaataaacaaaaaataaaatttagaaaacaattaacattttagttatgagatatttttatcaacttCTAAAAGAAAGCAAGAGAACTTTGATCAACTTATTTAGATTTCATATCCtaaatattactattatttatgataaaattcatatattttgttaattaattaaaaaatacttatCATACtgttattaaaagaaaaaaaatttaaatataatatgaaaaaataattgaatctaTAATACATACTACTATTATAAATTGGATAAATTAAaccaaatttaatataaaatcaaacaattaattaaaatatcaaataatatataaaaaaattattgacaaaattaatCATATCGAATGTAACAAACATCTCCTATTATTAGATATATACAAAGTTCAAACATAATTTGGTAACACAATTATTATCACctctaaaaaaagaataaagttCAGTAGCAGTCGCATTAAttattaagaatttaatttaaaattattaatactgtgaatttttaaattaacaactaaaaataattattaaaatatttaatttttatcaaagttttataaaaaaatatttacataaataattataatatgttgATGGCGTAAATTTTATACTTAGAATCGATAATGATTAAACTCTTTATCTAATTATGTATATGTAAATGGACAAGCTCACGTGTAAGGACCCCACATAATAGTATCCTAGTCAGCAACGTGTAAAAGATGTGACAGGTAAAATACGTATCTGACACGTATGACAGATACGGACACGTGGCAATCAATGGTAGCTTCTTAATCTCTATATAATGCAAGTACCCATTTTTGTTACTTCCGTGACAACTTTCTCTAGCTAACAACCAAACatcatttattttcatttttgtgaTCACTTTAAATTTCTCCAAAGGTTTTATCATTTTTGTATACCCTTTTCTCTTAAGTTTTCATCTTTGTTATTTGGATCAACATTGTTAGTTTTTTAGTTCTATTGGGCGGGTTTAATTTGAGTTAATAATTTTCTAGAGAAAATGAAGGAAAGTGTAGGAAACCCTTTGCACCTAAAATCTGTGAACCATATCTCACTCATATGTAGATCAGTTGAAGAATCAATGGATTTCTACCAAAATGTTCTTGGTTTCTTCCCAATTAGGAGGCCTGgttcttttgattttgatggGGCATGGTAATTTCACATACATCAATATAAcaaacttgttttttattttaaataatttttttttttatttcaaagagtttagtttaatttatgaAGAAACTCATACACATTAAATGtgtctaataaattaaatattgttgtagtattttatcttttgagcTGCACTTACAACatacttttttgttttattttcaattgaaaacaaattagaaagtgaaattaattaaaatgatattattatttttttcttaaaattcgGTTATTTTActctaagaaaatatttttttggttggttttCTTAATGGAGATTGATTTTTGTATGTGGTAATTTAATTTGTAGGCTATTTGGCTATGGTATTGGAATTCATTTGCTAGAAGCAGAGAACCCAGAGAAGTTACCAAGGAAGAAAGAAATAAATCCAAAGGATAATCACATATCTTTCCAGGTCAGATTTTCATTAAACTATATATAGTCATATATTGTGCCTCTAAAGTATAATCTCTACATTATTGATTATTATTGATTGTTGATTATTGTTTAAGttttaaagttgaaaaaaaaaatctcactataaagaaccaaaatagaGAAGACGTACGTCAATAGATGAAGgaactttattaaaaaatatacattgaaCCTAAAGTGACGCATAGAAAAATCCAAAGTTCAAATTAGATATACACAAAACTTGTTCATTAATTTGATACGTGTAGATTAAAGACAAAACACTTTGAAGTCATCATCATATAGCATATATGCAATTATTTACACAAAATATTCTTTGACACAAAGTTTGATATCAATCTCGAATTTTTATatgattctttatttttttactcttttttcctttaatggatgttttttttttcctcacaCTTTGGGTCTAATGTCCATACTTATTAATATAGTGTTATGGCGTTGGTTCTTGTATGTTTAAATAATTCAAGTGTACTTATATTGCAAACGAAACAATCATTTGGATTCTTGTTAGTTCTACACAATATGCAGCTATGTTGAGtcatttttaaatctaaaatagagATATTTTGCACTTATATCCAatttatatttaacaattttgCAACTACTATATGGTTAGTCGTGGTAAGGGATGGTAAAATAGGTTGGACTGGACGACCCATTTAGCCATCATTTTTGGTGGAGAGTTGAAATTTTCAACTCACTATCACTAGTTGGTCTGCCTTGTCTAACTTCCAAGAAAACGAGACAAGGCATATTAGTACATCAGTGTCTAAATATAAACATGTTTTTTAGTACAAAATCGAgtctattttaaaaagattCTCTTGTTCTTTctcttaataaattaataaaaaaaatcaaaaagttaaaaaataaaaaagttgacGAGACTAACCGCCAGTCCGTTAGCCCACCTTGTAAAGAGGCGGATTTTCAACCTATTAACATTAGTTAGAACGTCTCGTCCGACCCATTTTAGATGGATTCATGACGGGACGGGGGCATATTGACTCGTTTTGCGATCCTTAGTCGCgacaaaagataaaaaaaaattctatataaCATGCCATCACTATAGAGTAATTGATTTTTGGTATATACAACTATATTTAGATACCTAACCACTTTTCATGGACGTTATTGCGAAAGTTTTAACATGCactaaaaagtaataaaaaatagatacaatgaatgaattaaaaatgatttgagtTAATTTGTGGTTGAATTGTATAATAAGCAGTGTGAGAGCATGGGAGCagtggagaaaaagctgaaagaAATGGAAATCGATTATGTAAGAGCAACAGTAGAAGAAGGTGGAATACAAGTAGATCAACTTTTTTTCCATGATCCAGATGGTTTCATGATTGAGATTTGCAATTGTGATAGTCTTCCTGTTATTCCATTAGTTGGTGATTTGGCAAGACCATGCTCTCGTTTGAATCTTCACTTGATGCAGAATCAGCAACAAAATGTACACAAAATtgttaagtaattaattattattgtgatGTGACCTACCAAGCATCTTTTTGTGTTGTATCATGACTCTTCAAATTCTActttctttttactttttactatgttgttgtttttcttgtcTAGTTGTCAATTTGTCATCTTGTTTCCTAGTActatgttaattattaattactaatattattattaaataattaccATGTTGTTCCTACTAGAAAAACAGAGTGGTTCTGTTTTGCTTTATTTTGGAGTTTGATGTGGTTTCttctttatttaactttttttttaggaAATTCTCTATCTAACTTTTTTATTCTCTATTCTAGCGGTCCCAATTTGATATCAATTATTACTTCGTTGATAGTTTCTATTTTAAATAGACCATCTAAACTTAATTCTCGTatgttttgtaaatttaatatatgtataattgCAGGATTGATCTCCtttgtaaatttaatatttacaatattgatgttttattttttttgaattacaaaaatagtctttttagttttaattttttaaataaaatttttgtcTAAAATTTAATGAAGTATCATTTTTTTGCGCTTATTTAAACTACATCATGTCTCAAAATTTTTGTGATGCAACAATTGTATCCGAGATATATAACTATAACTAGTGTGATGTGACTTAAAAAGATGATACTTTATCAAATTCTAGATTAAAATGATGTTTAGCGACTAAaactgaagaaaaataaaatgaaaaactattttcgtgattcaactaaaataaatagatcaaaattataattaaatttttaatttattatatataaaaatttaattttacataaattgaattcacgttaaataatcaatttaagtgtaattaaaaaaaagaaaaagaatatgaCTAACAGAAGTGTTGAATAATACTACAAGATCTTGTTTCCTTgattttcttaataatttatGCATTACATTTAGGTAATTGTTGGagttaactttataattaatcaTATAGGCGTTCAACgtgttaattaaatataaagattataattataattttcttggaagtgaaataaatatatgaacATCTATATAAACATAagatgttgaatgaaattaGATTGATCTAATATTATGCAAATTTATACtgatcaataatattttatttaatatatcttttaaatttgacaattgaattaaaaaattatatcatatgaattatatagaatttttttaaaaatgtttaaaattatttgatatattattgatgtatgttaaaattaatgttGTATGGTAAAAGAGCTCAAGAAGAAGTTTACCAAAATTACGAAAAGCTGCAAAATTTACAAAACTAGGTTACCAAAGTTTAAGATAAGTATTGTACcgagataaataaataatgtcgCTCACTTGTAGGCTAGGATGTCAATGTTATTTGCTAGTCACCACTACTTTGATTATATTCCATCTTGTATGAGTACtataattattaatgaaatgagCTAAATTTATCGCCATTAAAAAAACACATGAGATTTATTCAGAGTTTAAAAAGGTCTCTTTTATTGgtcataatataataaatttttttttctctttcagatCATAAAGaagtaaatatattaattttaaaataaattggtcaaagaaaaattatactaataatTATCATTATTGAGTATTTTATAAGTGTCTCGTATCCAATTAAAATTATGTTCCTTGAGGttataaagttaattttttgtCACTAAAGTGACACTTTGAGATTACAAAgtaaattcattaattaaacAAGGATATCTCATTGTGCAAATGTGGAGACAAATGTCTTGAGGTAATTGAGATCCATTTAAAAGGTTGATTGTTGGTTTGTGAAAGGTGTAATTAAGACGCAcacattgaataaaaaaattaatattgaataACATATAAGTTAGAAGACTCATATATCTAATAACTTAAGGTTTTAGGTGTAGATATAATGGCGAATGCACTTATGTGGTTGTTTTTAACTCAATATGATGATCTCTAATGATATTGACTCCCTTGCGATTCAATTGTAGTATTAGGCCGAGGGTTCCAATCAAGGGAGCAGTTTGTTGGTATATCAAGTGTAAGTGTAGGtagatgaaaatatttttacttgAGAAAAAACATACCTAGATGAACGAATGAACTCACAGTCGAGGGATATATTGTTTTTGTGCTGAGGATAAGTAAAAGTCCcacaatatattaaataatggACCTTGAGAAATATATAGTGATACAACCAATATACTTGATGCCTTTAAATTGTGAAGATGTGATCCTATCAACTTGTGTGGTTGCTCTGAGTGCAATGCAATGATCATCTGAGCTCACCTTATGACCCAATAATAGTATCAAAGTCACACTTTCAATTTAAGAAGAGGTTGTTGGTGTATCAAGTACAAGTACGCGACAAAAACTCCTAGATCTAgagggagattgttgatatggtCCAACATTAGATAGAAAAGTAAATGTTTAACAAATATTAGTATAATGACTCATACACTTAATGTCTTAAAGTTTtgcttaaaaatatattgttcaAGTCATTTTTGTAGTTGCTCTTAGTCTGATGTGACGATCTTCGTGATCCAAAAACAATATATGCACCCCTTATATCATTTTatgtatcaaataataaatcagTTCATGACAACCAAATGATCAAAGTCTTTATGAGCCACAACTCACCAATGCAATTATGTCACGGTGGAAGAATTCTCATTTTTTGTGTACACATAGGTAGAAAGATTAGATGCCCCAATTGAAACAGAGGatctaaatatttaattcaacaattacttataaaaaaaaatctaaagatACACGTTTTGTTACTTGTTCgattaaaattagatgattTAAATAgctttattttgaatatttttttattgattccaattatataatttaaatacactAATCTACATACACAAAAGTTATCCCAAATTTTAACCCATGTTcttaacaatattaaatatccTTACAACTACTATATGACATGTATTCACTAAACTTAGCCTTTCTGACGGCAGCAAATAGCAAATCCAAATTGATGAAGTATGTTGAATAGTTAATTAAAGATAAGGgtaaaaaagaaacaacaaataccaaaatacatattaaaaaaaaatacatagaaATAATTCATACATAACCTCTTATATGCAAGGCATAATTAATCATCCTTAAGTATTTAGAAATATATATGACAAGCTATTGTCCCCTAGCAAgcattttctcataattttcaATGGATTGAAGCCTTTGAAGTAGGAGTTGCTGCCTAAAGTTCTTAATGAAAGCATCAGCACTTGCATTAATATCTTCACTTGGCATCCTCTCTAGCTTTTTTAATTGATTGGTCTCT
It includes:
- the LOC101506997 gene encoding glyoxylase I 4-like encodes the protein MKESVGNPLHLKSVNHISLICRSVEESMDFYQNVLGFFPIRRPGSFDFDGAWLFGYGIGIHLLEAENPEKLPRKKEINPKDNHISFQCESMGAVEKKLKEMEIDYVRATVEEGGIQVDQLFFHDPDGFMIEICNCDSLPVIPLVGDLARPCSRLNLHLMQNQQQNVHKIVK